Proteins encoded together in one Carya illinoinensis cultivar Pawnee chromosome 3, C.illinoinensisPawnee_v1, whole genome shotgun sequence window:
- the LOC122304226 gene encoding eukaryotic translation initiation factor 3 subunit K-like, whose amino-acid sequence MGREREREVQQYTVEQLVAVNPYNPDILPDLENYVNDQVSSKTYSLAANLCLLRLYQFEPDRMSTQIVSRILVKALMAMPAPDFSLCLFLIPERVQMEEQFKTLIVLSHYLETGRFRQFWDEAAKNRHIVEAVPGFEQEIQAYAIHVLSVTYQKVPRAVLAEAINIEGLSLDKFLEHNVANSGWILEKSHGRGQLIVLPRNEFNHPELKKNTADGVPLEHITRIFPILG is encoded by the exons atgggaagggagagagagagggaggtgcAGCAGTACACGGTCGAGCAGCTGGTGGCTGTGAACCCGTACAATCCCGACATCCTTCCCGATCTCGAGAACTACGTTAACGACCAG gTATCGTCGAAAACGTACAGCCTTGCAGCAAATCTCTGCCTTCTTCGCCTTTATCAG TTTGAGCCAGATCGGATGAGTACCCAAATTGTGTCCCGCATCTTGGTTAAGGCACTCATGGCAATGCCTGCTCCAGATTTTAGCTTGTGTCTCTTTTTGATTCCAGAACGAGtg CAAATGGAGGAGCAGTTCAAGACCCTTATTGTTCTCTCACACTATTTGGAG ACAGGAAGATTCCGTCAGTTCTGGGATGAAGCAGCTAAGAATCGTCACATAGTTGAAGCTGTGCCag GTTTTGAGCAAGAAATCCAAGCCTATGCAATTCATGTCCTTTCCGTGACTTATCAGAAGGTTCCCAGAGCTGTGCTCGCTGAG GCTATCAACATTGAAGGTCTGTCCTTGGACAAATTCCTTGAGCACAACGTGGCAAATTCTGGCTGGATTCTTGAGAAAAGTCATGGCAGGGGCCAACTCATTGTCCTACCTCGCAATGAATTCAACCATCCGGAGCTGAAGAAAAACACAGCAGATGGCGTTCCACTCGAGCACATAACCCGAATCTTTCCCATTCTTGGTTGA